A stretch of DNA from Anopheles ziemanni chromosome 3, idAnoZiCoDA_A2_x.2, whole genome shotgun sequence:
GAACAACTATTTACAACCATAATACAACCCGCCCTCTTCTATTCTGAATGTGTCTGAGAGCAGAAAGCAATCCACCAGAGGGACAGACTCTACTAcaaccaaactaaaaaaaaacacgttcaaCTACTAAATGCTCAGAAATGATAAACATTTACTCATAAATACAAGGACATATACCGTCACCATACACTCCGATATTTGCGCGTGTTCCCGTTTCCTATACGGGGTCTTACGGGACACTGGGTGTACCTTGTGGAAACCCCGGAAAGGAGGGTATACGGGATcaccgaaaaataaacacaaacaacccAGCAGGAAATTCAAGAAGAAAgcaattaaaatagaaacataaTGTAATCTACTAATAaacgatatttaaaaaaaaggatgcagGGAGTTCAGGTTAGTAGAATTGATCCCTAGTAGAGCCGTGGCAACTTTACTATCGacaaaagggggaaaaagacATGAGACGAGATACAAGCTACATTCAAATCCGACAATGACTAAAAAGCCAGTATGATCAAATGCATAACAACAGCTTCAGTTTAGTAGGCGTAGGTTGTTTTGCGGGTCAATCTTGAACAGCACGAACCTAGGATGGGCATAGGTGACTAAGATTATGCGTTTGTAAGTTATTGGTTTCGGCAAACCATAGCATACTTTGATTGCGTAGAACAAAGCTTTGTCTTGTGCTGTTTCGGTAGACAATTTCGAAACAGTTCTTATTTAAATCGCCACAATACGACGAGAAGAGAGACAAAAACAAGATGAACACTAACCAAACGATACTTTAAAGCTCGCAGCGAGCACTAGCATATTTCTAGTATATTTCGTTATTCTTTAGTTGCCACAACAAACCGTCAGGAAATTCCCTGTATCGTATAAATACTGTTCCAAAGAAACCATATATTGGtattcttttatgtttttccttatcACCGTTAATACTGTTTGTTGGGAAGGattcttccatttttctccCCCAACATCTATTCCATTGTTTCCAAGCATTCTAACAGTTCGCGGACCCCTGAGTTGCAGTTGTATTTGTATAGGATTGTACGCTTCCGGAAGATTTACTATCCAACGTAGGTGCGGTCATTTACGTTACGTATTAGTTTTTCGTTCAATCGAAGCCCAATTCCTTCAGCACCTCCGATCCCGCCTGGAAGTCACAACAGGTTGTGTTCTGTTGTCAGTGCAACTGTGTTTAGATGGTTAGGTAATACtaagaaatttgaaaaagcaaaattatttgtaCACCAACCGGCGGTTGATTGAAACGATCGAAGATACTAGCATAgaaaaccctttttttgtAACTTACGAAGTTGTCCAAACCGGGCCCATTACTGGGACGCGGACAAGGCACTGTAAAGATAGGTGAGTCTGAAGGCGACAGAATTaataaaaaccacaaaaactaAAGTAGTAGATTGTATAAAGGAAAGCCACACGTTTTGTGACTAGAAGCATGTAACAGGAAGTCGATCGTAGCAAGCAGGGTATACAACTGTATGGATGGGACAAGTTTAGACCAAGAATTGCTGATCCACCGCCCTTTCAGACCGTCAAGGAATCATTACACCGGTAATCTGAATCGATGGTATCGGCTGAGGGCGAGAAAGAAACTAACACTGGGTAAACATGTATTCctgtttaaaattataaagaaaaatgataCCCTACCGGAGTGGACGGCGTGGCCATATTATAGTCAGTCAGTGTGCATGTGTATAAGATTCAACAGCGAACAAAGCGATAAGCTGGATTGGTTGGGTCGTTACGTAccataaatttaaatcatttaaattgtaaatCATTGCAGAACACTACCGTGATATGTAAGGTATCGGAAATTTTTATTCGttatggccttatcacactggtcaccaatggtggctttgcaaagccaccgaactgtcaaaatttaGTTTTGGCATCCAGTTTGACACAATGGTGCCCCTTGGTAGTGTGATAAGGCAGGCCACCTGGGAGTGGGAGTTTATATAATTCACTTTCGGTTCTTGCGGTTTTCGGCAGTTTAAGATTAAAATACCGAAATTTTATAATCTTATTATGCTTATAATTGATTAttaataacattaaaaaacatgaatcactttcaaatcaaGCTTAACATGCCAGATACAGCAAACTCCACACAATGACAGCTCGGTGATACGGGTAGGCCTATTCACCAACGGACCCCCAGCCACTCCaatgtcattcgttttcgatggtcgtttgacaatccagtgctttttccatgccaccattggtgaccagtgtgataaggccattagatcatcGTTACAACTAAATACATCACACGAATTGAATTTAGTTAACTATTTTCGTATCCGTTTGGGGCAATTCCATTCCCAATTCACGTATGTACTTTACGTATGCTAAACTATTCCAAGGAACCTACCCTTTGCCTAGCTTGTCACGCTATTGGTCGCTGTTGAAATCGCGCGCAAggggatgaaaacaaaaatcgcaaGAATGTTGTGAACAACCCATTTTCATAGTACCCGTTAAAGCATGAATAAAGAGTTTAAAtaatgcattaaaaaaatgatcCAAACATAAACTGgcccgaaagaaaaaaaattactaaagCGTATCCCCAACGTATcatagttcttttttctttgaacGTTTCTATTTATTTCAACGCTGAACTCGTCCTAAACTCCGTTGCCTACGCGTAAAACTATCCAATGATCTTTAACGTGTGTTTCCGGTGAGGCAGACGATCGTCTGAAATCTGAAGCCGCCTAACGAGGCCGTATTCCCAAGAGGTTGATATTGGCGATACTGTACCAGATTAATTTATATGTTCGGTTTAGTGAAAGGCGTGTTTTTCAGCATGGTACAATTTGAAATCCTAATAGAAACCTACGTTAGCCACTGGAGACAAGAAACTTGTAATGCGGGTTTCACTGGAGGAAATGCACTGACATCCACATGAAATGTCGGTTTAGTAGtgcaaaaactacaaaaattagCTTGTTTGTAGCAGGACAACGCCAATCCTATTTTTGCCAACAAAATCCACCATTTTCCCGAAGTGAAGgtcaattgaaaaacaaaaattcttaACGGTTTCAATTATCTTTTCTGCCCATTCTAGATGGTATGatatgaaattattattttaacatCCTAGTATAAACTTAACACGCATGTTCTCTCTCTATCACTCACCTCGTCTCTCCCTCCTCTTAGTTAAATGGAATCTGCATTAACTCCGGCGCTAGGGATTTAAGATTACATGGCAGAAAAATAGAGACAATGGTTCAAAGGCAGTATTCAGAAGAGATAGAGCGAACGCGACAGAGTTTCCACAGTATGAAGGCACTAAGTTCCGTATTAAGCCAGTTCCCGTTTGCAAAATGTGTATAAAATGTTTCCATGCATTCATCTCGGCTTTCGCGGATCCCATGAATTCATGTTAACGTTAAATTATGAGTGACGGTTCCCGTTTTACGCTTTGCTTCGAGCGTACTTTGTCCACGGTAGCAGGAGAGGTGGCTGTAACTGTGCGGGCATTTGGGTTCTCTACTCCGGCATTGTTTCGGGTTCCGATCGGTGATGCTGATTTGTCTTTCAATGTTTCGGCAAGTTTTGTAGtctgaaaagaaataaaaccattaATTTTTGTCCATTTGTTTTATAGAGCGGATGGATGTGCTACCTCACGATTCTTGGGATTCTTTATCACTGATGTGCCAATTGACAATGGCAGGGTCGTGGATTCCCGAGCTGGCGAAATattattgtttatgtttgtttgatgATCGAGCGCGCTTAGGGTTCCCTTTGGCTGGGCACCGTTCTCAGTGCTCGTCCGACTTTTCTGAGCAATAGaaaaaacggaggaaaacGTTAGAACACTGTGGTTTATGTACTCAGCTAGCCATGAAAAGCTTACTTTGATTACAGTTGAGGCCGATGCAAACGCTTCCTGCAACAGCTCATCGTCGCGCGTATCGTCCGCCTCGCTGTCGCTACTGGTGTCGGTTGTGTCCACGTTCTCACGTTCCAATGGATTAGCCTTGTCGCCAACCTGTTGCTCACTGTCGATTTGTTCCAGTCGCAATACATCCCGATTGACCACACGCGGTGTGCGCTTAGAGTCACCGGGCAGTGTTAACTCCTTCCGCTGCTCTTTCAGCGTGCACAGTACATCCATTGCCGGTTGGCCTAACACGGTAAACATGGTCTTTTTACGTTGCTCGTATTCGGCACACCTTATCGTCAGCTCCCTCTCTATCATCGTCAGTTGTTCTTTCACCTGGCGCAGCTGTTTCTTCTCGACGTCGTTCATGTTCgctttcttcttcgttttaGTCCCGGAGACTCCTCCGCTTGACTCGAGCCGCAGGTACATGCTCCACCCTTCCGACCAGTGGTAGATGAGTTGAAAGATTCGCTCGTTCTCGTTGTAGAAGGCCTCCAGTTCCTTCTGCTGCTGGACAAGCGCTACCATGGTCTGCTCGTCTTGGTTTGTTAGCTGCACCTGAACCTTGCTGCGTTTACGGTCGTCTTCGGCGATGAGACACCGGTCCCACCAGAGGTTAATGTTACACTGCATACCCCGAAATATGTACGCGATGATGCCTTCCCGGCTTAGATCAGCGCACGAGTCGGCATGCAACTGCTGATATCGACTGATGTTCACCTCTAACAGGCCTCTTTTCTTGTGGTCAGCCGTATCGAGCTGCAACTGTGAGAGTGTTTTCTCGAGTGTTGATTGTTGCAGCGATGATGAAGATGCAACCGCTTGTTCCCCTTCCGGCGACGGCGGTGGGGGTGGAGGTGATGGGTTTTCGCGCAACGATGTGGACGACTTCGTTTGCCATTGCTGCTGTAGCTTGCCCCCCAACAACCGGCACACCACACTGTACAATGCCTCCAGTTTGGCAATGGTTTGTGCAGTGGGGGGAAGATTTGCGTTGTTCAACAGGGTTTGCTGCTCCGGTTTGCGCGGTTCCCAGTTTAGTTGTTTTGCCTTCGCCCGCAAGTCTTGCTGAATCTGATCGATGCGTGCCTTTCGCAATGCTTTCTCCTGCCGCAAACTGTTAAGGTACTCGCCGAACAAGGCCATCGTTTGATTGTCAGGAAGGACGCCCGTCTCGTCCTCGATGTACAAGTGTTTGAGGTTTGGTCTGTCATTTCCTAGTTCTAAATGAGACGAAGAAACATCTATAGCCGTATGTTTGCTGAACACATGCGATATTCTTTGGCTATACTAACCATTGCAAAGTTTTGTCTGCTCTTCGACGTACTGATCGAGCTGGCGTCTGCGTTCGCTGACTTTACTTCGCAGCGCAAACACTTCCTGCTGCAGGATCATCACTCTACGATCGAGCGGCATTTGCTGGTCCAGCCAGTTTTCCCGGCGTACCTTCCCATCGAGCACGTACTGCAGATGGGTTGCCTTGGCGCGCAGCTCCTGAATCTCGTTAGTCTTCTGCGTGCAGTATTGCATTGTGAGCTGTAAAATTTCGTTCAAAAACATCCCAATGCTCTCGGGCAGCGACGTCATATAGTCCAGGTAGCAGATGTCGTCGAAAAATGTCTTCCAGACCTTCATCAGCATGTGCACCTTTTCGGTGACGATCCGAAACGATTTGGCTATCGTTTCCTGCCTGTTCCCGAGAATGTTCATCTCAATGGTTAGTAAGCACCGGAGCCGATCGAGACACAAGAATGCCAAtttagaagaaaaaccaatataCTTACTCTATGTTGCTCATATTTCTTGCCATGCTGCGCGTCGCAGTCTCGCAATAGTAAAAGTAAAGTCGTAAATATCTATAGGCGTCGAACCTTCTGCGTTAACGATCTCCACTGCTGCGAATCACGATCCTGTTGCAAAATGCAGCGCTAAACGCAGTACCGGTATTTGCAGAATGtgtcgaaagaaaaacattctcgTGACGTTGTCAATCAACTGACGGATAAATTTTACTGGGTTCGGTACAGTCGAATTAGTTCAATATTGTTCGTTACGTTTcatgaaaacaaattctacaaaatccattatttttaaattataatttccaTAATCTCTGAATTCAATCAGCAGCTGCAACAAAtgaaaagatttaattttttcaacaGGTCGGTCAGATGACCAAGCGGATCAGATAAGAACTCCCTGGGTTCAGCGTTCCAATTACCGGTTGGCAAGATCTGTCAACACAAGCGGCTTTGAATCTGACGGTTACAGGTACAGAATTTTAACGGCTTTTCAGTTTGACGCCCATAGCTGCTATAGGCTTGTTGTGTTGGGCATTCAGCCGCAAAACAGTTTGTATGGCAAATCTATTCAGTTTCATCAAATCGAGCATCGTTTGTGCAGGAAAACGTGTTAGAGTGGATAGTAGAATACGAAAATAGTAGGCAGTGCGTGGAGTATTGAAAGTGATCGGTAAAATATAGGGACGGATAACTTGAAGTGAAAAagcgtggaaaacaaaatggatccATCGTAAGTTCGTTGCTCTTCGGTCTTGTTTCTTCTGCACATGTAGTTCTGGTGCTTATGGTATATTTTCATTGCAGTGAACAAGTGCTCCAAACGATGGTTACCATCTGTACCGAGAGCATTCGCCGAATGCATAGTTTGTGGGATGAAATGTTCGACACCGAGATCTGCACCGACTACACCCAAAGACTACCGGATCATCTGGTAGCATTCTTTGATGAAGTGTACGAGGAAAGCTACGCCCGCAAAGAACGTATCCTAGAAAATATTAGTCAGCTGCGGCAAGAAGCAGAGGATCTTCGGCGGTTGCTAGGGGACACAACGGAATACATGGTTGCTGGCGTTGAAAATATGCCTCTTCTGAGACAGCAAATGACCCTGGACCGTAGTCTGGAGCAAATGCGGGCACAGCTACAGGAACGACACGAAATCATTGACCAGTACATATTGGAAGCGGAAACGCTTTGTGAAGGTAAGCTTTTCAGCCGTGCTACTCTTACCTGTGTGTCAAAACATTCGATCGGTTGCTGATGgaacttattttcttttaccatTAGAGCTAGGCGAAACACCTCGTACCCTGTCCAAGAATCCGATGCCCACGCAGGAAGATTTGATCTCGTTTCGTTCCTACCTGGATCATCTCATCGCCGAAAAGATGCAGCGTCTCGACGAAATCGATTCGCTGCGGCGAGAGACAAAGAAGCTCATGGGACAATTGGAAACGATCCCGATGAACGACGAACAGGAAAAGCTTCTAAATGCGCGCAACTTTCCACCTACGTGTGAAAACATGACGCAGCTGCGCTTGCTACGTGAGGAAACCCTATCGCAGTATGACAGTCTCCGACAGCATATCGATGACACGCGCACCAAGCTCGAGCGTCTCTGGAAGTGCCTCGAGACACCGGCGGCCGTTATTAAGAAATTCCATAAACTTACGGCCTACACGCAGACCACGTTTGACAAACTGTTTGCCGAGCTCGACCGCTGCGAGACGTTACGCCGGGAAAACTTGAAGCTGTTCATTGAGCGTACCCGGCTGGAGATCGTCGAGTGGTGGGATCGGTGCATGAAATCGGAAGAGGATCGCGCCCGGTTCAGCTCGTTCCAGTCGGACGTGTACTCGGAGGACGTGCTGCGGTTGCACGAGCTGGAGCTAATCGAGATGAAGGATTTTCATCGTAAGAACGAACAACTCTTCGAAATGGTCGCACAACGCCAGGAAATGTGGGACCGGATGTTGGCGCTCGAGAACAAGTCGAACGATCCCAATCGGTACAACAATCGCGGAGGCAAGTtgctggaggaggaaaaagaacgTCGCCGCATCAGCAATCAGCTGCCGAAGCTCGAAGCGAAGCTCCTGGAAGCATGTCAGCGGTATGAGGAAGAGAACGACGGTTGCAAGTTCATCGTTTTTGGAAAGAGTGTTGAAGAGCTGATTGCGGACCAATGGAAGCAGCGGGAGCAGAGCAAGCAGCAGATATCGAGCGCCCGCAAGCAAGCGAACGGTTTGTTGGGTTTGTCTACCGTCGGGCGAACGCCAGGGCGTGGGGAATCGACCATTAAATCAACCACTCTGATGACCGGTAGTAATCGCACTCGTCTTGGAATCGGAGGTCCAGGATCGGCACTGAAGGCAATGACTCCGGTGCACGGAGCAGCGTCAGCTTCCGCCACCAAATCGGCCACCTGGATGAAGCGAAAGCTGGTCACCCCGACCAATTCCATCCATGCGAAGCGATCGTTGTTGCGGGAGCTTAACAGTCCTGCACTGAGCACCGCCGGTAACCGGACTGGTACGAGGCTGCTCATTCCAAAGGCCGCACCGGGGAAGATACCGACCATTAAGGTGTACGACACCAAGGTTGGAGGCTCGACTGCACAGAAGCGGGTAAGTTCGCGTTGTCATGTCAGACGAGACATGTTGTCTTTCATTTAAAgaatttacttttcatttctttcttcaGCGCTCACGACGCAAATCGCAAAGCTCCAAACAGCGCCGTAGTGTGTCGATGTGCAAGCCACCATCAGTGACGGTTAGTTCGGCCGATGGCACCCTGCTGCAGGAGTCTGTATGCTACGAAAAAATTGAGGTACGTGTATGAATCAACACAGTAGATTACTGCATATGCACTTTGTAAAGATCGTCCCGGAGAAATTAGTCAGATTTCTGTCTGATGTAGACCCTAGTCTGTGTATACTCTATAAGGtgatggaaataaattaaactaacACGAATAAAGCTCTGATCGTGCTCtctcaaaacaaaccaatccaTTTAAATCCGATGTATTTTTGAATTACTTCAAAGTATTGTTAACACTGTTTGATTCAGGAGAACAAAAGAAGTAAAAGGTTACTATCagtaaagcaaaaagaaatttacGTGTACTTTAACCTACTCTATTGATAATAAGCTTAAACTGTATGATtaaaactgtcaacaatttaaaaaaaacctgttttactgtttttatCACAAAACATTTCTAGCAATCCTTTAGCTAACACTGTTTGGAATGctacttatttttttcttattgcaGTAGAAATAAAGTAATGTGTACGTATGTCTCCGGTTATTAAAAGCTTCTACTACCGTTTGAGATCTCATGCTAGTTTTTCTCACCTATAGATGCGATAGCTTCGGCAGATCTTGGCAAGTCGTACTTACCTGTTCACGTTTTCTTTATGACAGAATTTTTTCGATAACAATGTGCCAAACCGCTCGTCAGTGGTGGCAGACAAACTCATCGGAGCCCGTGCGACTCGTTCTCAGCGGAACCGCTTGGAGGTGGAACTCCTGAGCAGCTTTGTCGAAGGGGAAGAAAATATGGAACCACCGGCACCAGTCGCTAGCGCAGCCCCCGGGACACCATCCGCTCATCACGCTGGCGGTGGTGCGTTCCATCACGGCATCTCTACGAATTTCTCTCACATTCCCGCTGCATCATCGACAATGCTCCGGTCGCCGGGTGTCGGATCCCATTCGACATCGATCGCCTCCAGCACACGTAACGGGCAGAGACGGTTAAAACCGGCTAAGAATTGTCCCATCATATTCTAACATTTACCATTCACGCCTGAAATGCCTGTAGCAGAGCGAGTCTTGTATTACTCCATTCTAACTTGTGGGACGAATTACCAggaggaaaaggagaaaaatcttCACACGGGAGGAATGCACTGGATGGAGggagtgtgtgagtgtggcTGATGCAATGTTTATCTTTTCTCGAAAACTTTCGTGCCCTCGAAAAGTACGAAATGCTATTATTTTGTGCGGGACATCACGTTCCTTATACGAAGTTTTCGCGATTTGGTACCGGCAATTGTGCGGCAACGGTAGCTGAGGTCATGGTAGAGCAATATTCTAGCGCTAATATGAAATAAGCCTAGCAAACCGTTATTCAACGTGCTCCAGAGCTGCTTATGTGCTTTGAAAAGGATCACTGCGGATTGGGGGCTAAAAAAGGATGGGATTGAAGTGAAGGGATTAGGTTagtatttgtttcgttttttcttttatatgagGATTTAATGCCGATCGAAATGGCTAACATAAGATATTCGTCTGTACAAAAATGTTGAGTAATACGTTTTAAGCGACCTATGAAAGATCGCGGTTGAAATAAGTCgttcgtttaaaaaaaacatggtacAAGATAGTGGAGTGTGCTCTCTAAGCGTACGTAGTAATTGTGCTgcggaaaaccgaaaaatgcTTATGTTCTAGATCTACTAATGTCTTTTATCCACTTACTAATGCAATGTTGCTGGTGCGctacgaaaaacaaatgattgATTTAGTAACTAATACAGCAGCAGAATTTATTCAATAAATGTTCAAAAACGTCTAACACAATTTTTACCTATATTCATTGTAGATGATGAAAGAAAAGATGAAGGAATAATTCTTCTTATACGCCGGTTGAATCACAACATTAAAACGGTCATTGAATCGATTGGATTAATTCGATCGAAGTTCGTGCTTAGGTTAGTAAATTCTCATTTGTACTTTCTTTTTGTGAAATCGATTGTTGACTGATGGTTGTTCTTCAACTGTTTGgcgaaaatatttgaattattCGTCATTGTAAAACGAGCAAACAACACAATGCAATATATTTTCAAGCAACCGACGTCGAACTGTCAAACATACATTTCTCGGATTCAGTTTGCAAGAGGATATAAACAACATACAGTCAAACCTCTCAAAGATGCAGCTTTCATTGATGGAAAACCTTCCTTAGGTGAGTATTTTCATACCTTTCGTAGATGTCTACGTTTACTTCATGAAAGAGCCTGCAGTTGTTTCGAGTAAGTACTTAGAGGCTTTATTTAGTGCGCCACACTGTGTAGATTGATCAATAATGGCAAACAGACAAATTAATTATAAATGTTTCCAAAACGATATCCTCTAAATGTAATACCGTCCGATTCCATCCTACAGAGGTTCGACTGTACATATAAACGGCAAGAGTTCCGTATCAATCAAAGTAGTGCTGATGATATGCTGAACGGTTTTTCGCATCGCGTACACGCAAAATTTACGACCGGGCGTCCAGCAACAGCATTACCAGTAGCAGAAACGGTGGCAGTGATAGTACACGACGAGGTCGAGCCCGTAACCCCGCAGGTTTATCGTCGAACAAATTGGTCACAAATCGGAACGGCAATAAGTCGCCATCCACACAATAATTGTGGCTGGCGTGCAAAACACGGCTGGGACTGGTGAGTCCGCACAACAGGAAAAGGGTTGTTCTCGTTCTGCTGCAATGCAATTTACCTCTTTGATTCCGGGCCAACTTCCTGCCGTCAAACGGCAGCAGCAATTCAGTGCGAGTATTAGAACTTCAAAAACCAATCGATTGTTTGAGCTAAACCGAAATCGCAGCATCCATTTGCAGATAGTAAATTTATTTCCCATGGGGAAGACGATTCTCGATCGCTATCTCCTCGAAGGGCAAATGTATATTTAGGCTTTGATCTGTCCATTTGCGATAGTGAGTTTGCAGGCCAAGGTTTTGGAttctaaaaaacaaaacaaaacaaaacaaatactaaCGATTGGGCTAGCACCAGAAGGGTTAAAGTcgatttgttgtgttttctttattttcacttcattGCAGAATCGTTACTACTCCGTGTACCCATCACACGGTCACTGCTTGTCCCGGAGGAGGCTGTATGCTGCTTCTATTGGTAAACGCGATTGTGGACAGATGTTATGTAAACGTGCAATAGTGAAGATTAACTATTTTGCTAGGAGCAAATTgaggaacaaaaacaatattctGACAGCGAACCGTTGATTGTTAATTTAGAACCGACGGGGGAGCTGGATTTTCCCTCATGGTGGAGTGTATGGGGTGGTTTGGTCCGGTAC
This window harbors:
- the LOC131285359 gene encoding uncharacterized protein LOC131285359 — translated: MARNMSNIEQETIAKSFRIVTEKVHMLMKVWKTFFDDICYLDYMTSLPESIGMFLNEILQLTMQYCTQKTNEIQELRAKATHLQYVLDGKVRRENWLDQQMPLDRRVMILQQEVFALRSKVSERRRQLDQYVEEQTKLCNELGNDRPNLKHLYIEDETGVLPDNQTMALFGEYLNSLRQEKALRKARIDQIQQDLRAKAKQLNWEPRKPEQQTLLNNANLPPTAQTIAKLEALYSVVCRLLGGKLQQQWQTKSSTSLRENPSPPPPPPSPEGEQAVASSSSLQQSTLEKTLSQLQLDTADHKKRGLLEVNISRYQQLHADSCADLSREGIIAYIFRGMQCNINLWWDRCLIAEDDRKRSKVQVQLTNQDEQTMVALVQQQKELEAFYNENERIFQLIYHWSEGWSMYLRLESSGGVSGTKTKKKANMNDVEKKQLRQVKEQLTMIERELTIRCAEYEQRKKTMFTVLGQPAMDVLCTLKEQRKELTLPGDSKRTPRVVNRDVLRLEQIDSEQQVGDKANPLERENVDTTDTSSDSEADDTRDDELLQEAFASASTVIKKSRTSTENGAQPKGTLSALDHQTNINNNISPARESTTLPLSIGTSVIKNPKNREVAHPSAL
- the LOC131285362 gene encoding protein regulator of cytokinesis 1-like, with protein sequence MDPSEQVLQTMVTICTESIRRMHSLWDEMFDTEICTDYTQRLPDHLVAFFDEVYEESYARKERILENISQLRQEAEDLRRLLGDTTEYMVAGVENMPLLRQQMTLDRSLEQMRAQLQERHEIIDQYILEAETLCEELGETPRTLSKNPMPTQEDLISFRSYLDHLIAEKMQRLDEIDSLRRETKKLMGQLETIPMNDEQEKLLNARNFPPTCENMTQLRLLREETLSQYDSLRQHIDDTRTKLERLWKCLETPAAVIKKFHKLTAYTQTTFDKLFAELDRCETLRRENLKLFIERTRLEIVEWWDRCMKSEEDRARFSSFQSDVYSEDVLRLHELELIEMKDFHRKNEQLFEMVAQRQEMWDRMLALENKSNDPNRYNNRGGKLLEEEKERRRISNQLPKLEAKLLEACQRYEEENDGCKFIVFGKSVEELIADQWKQREQSKQQISSARKQANGLLGLSTVGRTPGRGESTIKSTTLMTGSNRTRLGIGGPGSALKAMTPVHGAASASATKSATWMKRKLVTPTNSIHAKRSLLRELNSPALSTAGNRTGTRLLIPKAAPGKIPTIKVYDTKVGGSTAQKRRSRRKSQSSKQRRSVSMCKPPSVTVSSADGTLLQESVCYEKIENFFDNNVPNRSSVVADKLIGARATRSQRNRLEVELLSSFVEGEENMEPPAPVASAAPGTPSAHHAGGGAFHHGISTNFSHIPAASSTMLRSPGVGSHSTSIASSTRNGQRRLKPAKNCPIIF